One Prinia subflava isolate CZ2003 ecotype Zambia chromosome 9, Cam_Psub_1.2, whole genome shotgun sequence DNA segment encodes these proteins:
- the HHEX gene encoding hematopoietically-expressed homeobox protein HHEX isoform X1, whose product MQYQPPGAAPAALGVGVPLYAPTPLLQPAHPTPFYIEDILGRSPAAAPAPHSLPAPPPPTLPSPNSSFTSLVSPYRTPIYEPTPVHPAFSHHLAATYGTGAYAGPLYSFPRAVGDYAHALIRQDPLGKPLLWSPFIQRPLHKRKGGQVRFSNDQTIELEKKFETQKYLSPPERKRLAKMLQLSERQVKTWFQNRRAKWRRLKQENPQATKKEEVESADSHSDQRPESCQSPEQKGKEVSLDGSQYTPSPASQEDLESDVSDDSDQEVDIEGDKGYYAAAH is encoded by the exons ATGCAGTACCAGCCGCCGGGCGCGGCGCCGGCGGCCCTGGGCGTCGGCGTCCCGCTGTACGCGCCCACGCCGCTGCTCCAGCCCGCGCACCCCACGCCCTTCTACATCGAGGACATCCTGggccgcagccccgccgccgccccggccccccactccctgcccgccccgccgccgccgacGCTGCCGTCGCCCAACTCCTCCTTCACCAGCCTGGTGTCCCCGTACCGGACCCCCATCTACGAGCCGACCCCCGTCCACCCGGCCTTCTCCCACCACCTCGCCGCCACCTATGGCACCGGCGCCTACGCCGGGCCCCTCTACTCCTTCCCCCGCGCCGTCGGGGACTACGCGCACGCCCTGATCCGGCAGGACCCCCTGG GGAAGCCGCTGCTGTGGAGCCCCTTCATCCAGCGGCCGCTGCACAAGAGGAAGGGGGGGCAGGTCCGCTTCTCCAACGACCAGACCATCGAGTTGGAGAAGAAGTTCGAGACGCAGAAATACCTCTCCCCACCGGAGAGGAAGCGCCTGGCCAAGATGCTGCAGCTCAGCGAGAGGCAG GTCAAAACCTGGTTTCAGAATCGCAGAGCCAAATGGAGGCGTCTAAAGCAG GAGAACCCCCAGGCCACCAAAAAAGAAGAAGTAGAAAGTGCTGACAGTCACAGTGACCAAAGGCcggagagctgccagagccccGAGCAGAAGGGTAAGGAGGTCTCTCTGGATGGCTCACAGTacaccccctccccagcctcacagGAGGACCTGGAGTCAGATGTCTCTGATGACTCTGATCAAGAAGTGGACATTGAAGGCGATAAAGGCTATTACGCTGCTGCCCACTAA
- the HHEX gene encoding hematopoietically-expressed homeobox protein HHEX isoform X2 gives MQQIAKGAGRKTNSVTQWHWPELLPRDAAAAPQRGRFPGVSLPAPPGPGPSLAGTPRPLEGKPPAEGGDTGALLPRGPVPSCWRITPAQPRDVPTFRRERALAQTVSLGHRGERAEGSKGKPLLWSPFIQRPLHKRKGGQVRFSNDQTIELEKKFETQKYLSPPERKRLAKMLQLSERQVKTWFQNRRAKWRRLKQENPQATKKEEVESADSHSDQRPESCQSPEQKGKEVSLDGSQYTPSPASQEDLESDVSDDSDQEVDIEGDKGYYAAAH, from the exons ATGCAGCAAATTGCAAAGGGTGCAGGCAGAAAGACAAACAGCGTGACTCAGTGGCACTGGCCGGAGCTCCTGCCCCGGGACGCGGCCGCGGCTCCGCAGCGGGGCCGGTTCCCCGGCGTGTCGCTGCCTGCgccccccggcccggggccgAGCCTGGCGGGCACCCCGCGGCCTCTGGAGGGCAAACCCCCAGCCGAgggtggggacacgggggcTCTTCTTCCTAGAGGCCCAGTGCCCTCCTGTTGGCGCAtcacccctgcccagccccgcgATGTCCCCACTTTCCGCAGGGAGCGGGCACTGGCTCAGACAGTTTCTTTAGGGCATCGCGGTGAAAGAGCAGAAGGAAGcaaag GGAAGCCGCTGCTGTGGAGCCCCTTCATCCAGCGGCCGCTGCACAAGAGGAAGGGGGGGCAGGTCCGCTTCTCCAACGACCAGACCATCGAGTTGGAGAAGAAGTTCGAGACGCAGAAATACCTCTCCCCACCGGAGAGGAAGCGCCTGGCCAAGATGCTGCAGCTCAGCGAGAGGCAG GTCAAAACCTGGTTTCAGAATCGCAGAGCCAAATGGAGGCGTCTAAAGCAG GAGAACCCCCAGGCCACCAAAAAAGAAGAAGTAGAAAGTGCTGACAGTCACAGTGACCAAAGGCcggagagctgccagagccccGAGCAGAAGGGTAAGGAGGTCTCTCTGGATGGCTCACAGTacaccccctccccagcctcacagGAGGACCTGGAGTCAGATGTCTCTGATGACTCTGATCAAGAAGTGGACATTGAAGGCGATAAAGGCTATTACGCTGCTGCCCACTAA